CAATCCTCCTCGACAATCGCTCCTCTCCATAGGCGTAGATCAGATCCGCTAGATCCGACTCATCCAGCCTTGCGATCAGATCAGCTGCAGTTTCCCCTCCCCCCGCTTGATTCATGCGCATATCGAGAGGACCATCCAGCCGAAAGCTGAATCCCCGCTGCGCTACATCCAGCTGAGGGCTACTCACCCCAAGATCGGCCAGAACCAGTGCAACAGGGCGAGGAGGGGTGTAGTCGGCGAAATTCGTCGCCACGATCGTGACGCGGTCGCCATGAAGCTCAAGCCGCTCGGCCGCAGCCAAACGGGCGGTTGGATCGTGATCGAGCCCCAGCAGCCGCAGTTTTGGATAGCGATCCAGTAGCAGACCGCTATGGCCACCACCACCCAGCGTGGCATCAATGAACACGCCTGATTGGCGCTGATCACAGAGCTCCACAGCCAGTGTTTGCATCAATGGTTCAGCCAGAACCGGCACATGCATGAAACCCTGAGCGGGGCTGGCTAGCAGATCGGGCATGGGTCCTTCCTAAGATCCCGACACGATTGTTCTGCCACGGCCCCATGACGCAGATGGAAACGCGCACGGAGCCGATGGTGGTCAACTTCGGCCCCCACCACCCCTCAATGCACGGGGTGTTGCGCCTTGTGGTGACTCTCGATGGAGAGGATGTGCTCGATTGCGAGCCGGTAATCGGCTATCTCCATCGCGGCATGGAGAAGATCGCCGAAAACCGAACGAACGTCATGTTCGTGCCCTACGTGAGCCGAATGGATTACGCAGCAGGCATGTTCTACGAAGCGATTGTCGTCAACGCCCCTGAAAGGTTGGCGAATATCCCTGTTCCCAAGCGGGCCAGTTACATCAGGGTGTTGATGCTGGAGCTCAACCGCATCGCCAATCATCTGCTGTGGCTGGGACCCTTCCTCGCTGATGTCGGCGCCCAGACCCCATTTTTCTACATCTTCCGTGAACGGGAGATGATCTATGACCTCTGGGAAGCGGCAACCGGTCAGCGCCTGATCAACAACAACTACTTCCGCATCGGTGGCGTGGCAGCCGATCTGCCTTGGGGATGGCTCGAAAAATGTCGCGATTTCTGTGACTGGTTCGGCCCCAAAATCGATGAATACGAAAAACTAATTACCAATAATCCGATCTTCCGCCGACGCATTGAAGGTCTGGGAATCATCGGCAAGGAAGAAGCCATCAACTGGAGCCTTTCCGGCCCAATGCTGAGGGCCTCCGGAGTGCCGTGGGACCTGCGCAAAGTTGACCATTACGAGTGCTACGACGACTTCGACTGGGATGTGATCTGGGAGAAAGAGGGAGACTGCTTCGCCCGTTACAGAGTTCGAGTGGAAGAAATGCGCCAGTCCCTCAAGATTCTTCGCCAGGCCTGCGACATGATTCCCGGCGGCCCAACGGAAAACTTAGAGGCCAAACGCATGCTCGAAGGCAAAGACAGCGATTTCGCCGGGTTCGACTACCAGTACGTGGCCAAAAAGGTGGCTCCCACATTCAAGATCCCCAATGGGGAGCTTTACACCCGACTGGAATCTGGAAAGGGCGAGATCGGAGTATTCATTCAGGGCAACAACGACGTGACACCCTGGCGCTTCAAGATTCGTGCCGCAGACAGCAACAATTTGCAGATCCTTCCCCACATCCTCAAGGGGCACAAAGTCGCCGACATCATGGCGATCCTTGGTTCCATCGACGTGATCATGGGATCCGTCGATCGCTGATCAGCTCAACCGCCGACGTTCACCTCTGCTGATCCACAGCAGGATCACCACCAGTACAGGGGTCAGGAGATCGGTGTAGAGCACGGTGCCTGCGTTAGAAGGAGCATTGTTCTGATCGACCACAAGCGAGACCACGTGCCCGATCCCGTCAGCGAAATACCAACTGGCGAAGGCGACCATGCTCGCCAGAAGGTAATCACGCTTGCGGTACAGGA
Above is a window of Synechococcus sp. BIOS-U3-1 DNA encoding:
- the rsmH gene encoding 16S rRNA (cytosine(1402)-N(4))-methyltransferase RsmH — translated: MPDLLASPAQGFMHVPVLAEPLMQTLAVELCDQRQSGVFIDATLGGGGHSGLLLDRYPKLRLLGLDHDPTARLAAAERLELHGDRVTIVATNFADYTPPRPVALVLADLGVSSPQLDVAQRGFSFRLDGPLDMRMNQAGGGETAADLIARLDESDLADLIYAYGEERLSRRIARRIKADLDASGAYAGTAALAYAVAGCYPPKARRGRIHPATRTFQALRVAVNDELAVLDRLLQQAPDWLQPDGLLAIISFHSLEDRRVKTAFLSDERLQRVTRKPLRADEAEQLLNPRSRSAKLRIARRRPPDPSLTEPRSEI
- a CDS encoding NAD(P)H-quinone oxidoreductase subunit H; protein product: MTQMETRTEPMVVNFGPHHPSMHGVLRLVVTLDGEDVLDCEPVIGYLHRGMEKIAENRTNVMFVPYVSRMDYAAGMFYEAIVVNAPERLANIPVPKRASYIRVLMLELNRIANHLLWLGPFLADVGAQTPFFYIFREREMIYDLWEAATGQRLINNNYFRIGGVAADLPWGWLEKCRDFCDWFGPKIDEYEKLITNNPIFRRRIEGLGIIGKEEAINWSLSGPMLRASGVPWDLRKVDHYECYDDFDWDVIWEKEGDCFARYRVRVEEMRQSLKILRQACDMIPGGPTENLEAKRMLEGKDSDFAGFDYQYVAKKVAPTFKIPNGELYTRLESGKGEIGVFIQGNNDVTPWRFKIRAADSNNLQILPHILKGHKVADIMAILGSIDVIMGSVDR